The DNA region CGGGAAATTTGTGCATCAATCTCTTTATCAATATGTCCGCCTCGCGGAAAATATCCTAATGCCCAGATGATCAGGCTGGCCAGAAGAATGATGGAACCCATCTTTTTGAGGTATTGGGCGCCCTTGAACCAGGTTTGCCTGAAAACGGATTTAGCGGTTGGTATTCTGTAAGGGGGCAATTCCATCACAAACGGGATTTCCTGCGCTTTGAAGAGGGTTCGCTTGAAAATAATGGCAAGAATCACGGCAAACATGATGCCGATAAGATAAATCCCGAAAAGGATGGTGCCTTGCCAGGCTGTAAAAAATGCGCTGATAATCAGGATATAAACCGGATATCTTGCGCTGCACGACATGAAAGGAATAATCATCATGGTCACCAGGCGGTCGCTCCGGTTTTCGATTGTACGCGTGGCCATGATGGCTGGCACATTGCAGCCAAATCCCATCAAAAGTGGAATGAACGAACGGCCGTGCAAACCCACCCGGTGCATGATTTTATCCACGATAAAAGCTACCCTGGCCATGTAGCCTGTGGTTTCGAGCAGGCTCAGGAAGAAAAACAAAATCAGGATGTTGGGTAAAAAGACAATGACGCCTCCCACGCCTCCGATCACGCCATCCACCAGCATATCGCGAACAATGCCATCAGGAAGCATGGCTGAAACTGTACTGCCGAGCAAAGATACCCCGTTTTCTATCCATTCCATGGGGTAGCTTCCCAGCCAGAAGGTTGCCTGAAAAATGACCCACATGACCATCAGAAAGACCGGATAGCTCCAGAACCGATGAGTGAGCAAGCGGTCGATTTCGCGGCTTTTATTGGTTGTTGCAGTGGTGGCCTCGACGAAAGTTTCTTTGAGTGCGCCCTCGATAAAGCCGTATTTGGCATCGGTGATCACGCTTTCAGCATCCTCTTTGAAAATGCGCTCTATGCGGCTTTGCTCGGCTTTTGCGGTTGTCTGTATTTCGGCAGCATTCCGACAGCCTGCTATTCGCTCCCATTCCCGGCTGTCGCCTTCGAGCAGTTTGAGTGCACTGAACCTTGGGGCAACCGTTCGGTGGAGCAGCTCGTTTCCGGGTTTCCGGATCACTTCCTGAAGGCGATCGATGGAGGTTTCCAGTTCTTCGCCGTAATTGATGTGCACATGTCGGGTGTAAGGGTCACGATCTTCAAAAACCTCGGCCACTTTGCTGAACAACTCCCTGATACCGGTTCCTTTCGAAGCCACGGTGGGTACAATCGGGATGCCAATCATTCTGGCAAGATGTTCATAATCAAACCGATGGCCTTTCTCCTCCAGCTCGTCGAACATATTGAGTGCCATCACCACCTTGATGTCCATGTCGATGAGCTGGGTGGTGAGGTAAAGGTTGCGTTCGAGGTTTGAGGCGTCCACCACATTGACCACCACGTCGGGCACCTGTTCGAGAATGAAATTCCGAACAAAGAGCTCCTCGGGCGAGTAGCTCGTTATGCTGTAGGTTCCGGGCAGGTCGGTCAGGTCGAAGCGGTAGTCGTTGAGCTCGAAGCTTGCTGTCTTGGCTTCCACGGTCACACCGCTGTAGTTGGCCACCCGTTCCCTTGAATTAGAGGCAAAGTTGAACAAAGTTGTTTTCCCGGAATTGGGATTTCCGACCAGTGCAACATTGATCTGCCGTCGTCCGGGGAGTCTGTCGAGCGATAGGGCGCCTTCGAGCACTTTAACCCCGTAAAAAGCCTGTCCATTCTGATAGGGCAGACTGTCGGGTGTGTAGAGCTCAATCATGGCAGCCTCGGCCTTACGCAACGAAACCTCGTAGCCCATGATGTTGTATTCCACAGGGTCGCGCAACGGGGCGTGTTTCACCACGATCACCTGTTTACCAGGCACAAAGCCCATTTCCATAACACGCCTGCGAAATGCTCCCCTGCCTTTCACTTTGGCAATGATACCTTTTTCTCCCTCTTTCAGATCCGACAGCAGACGCATAATCAGAATAGTTCAACCTGCAAAAGACCTGCTTTTTTCAGGGCCTGTAAATACCCATATTTAGTGATTCAGTCGTCCGAAAACTGATTGAAGTGCTGTGTTTATCCCCGAAATGTTAGTTTTGCCTTTTTGTCATAAAACCTTACTGTCGATGAAAAAAATTCTGGTTCTGTTTTGGGTCATGTTGTTTGGTGCCGACTTACTGGCTTGCACCAATTACCTTGTGAGCCGTGGGGCCTCAGTGGACGGTTCTACCATGATCACTTATGCTGCTGACTCGCATATCCGCTATGGAGAGCTTTATTTTAGTCCTGCCCGCGATTGGCCTGCCGGCAGCATGGTCACCATCTACGACAGGAGTACAGCCAAACCTCTGGGACAGATCCCCCAGGTGCGATATACCTACCAAACCGTTGGATTTATCAATGAGCATCAGGTGGCTGTGGGGGAATCTACCTTCGGCGGAAGAGAGGAACTGGTGGATAGCACCGGCATTATGGATTATGCTTACCTGATGTTTTTGTCGCTGCAACGTGCCAAAACAGCCCGCGAGGCAATCAAGGTGATGGCCGATCTGGTGGCTCAGCATGGCTATGCCAGCTCCGGCGAATCGTTTTCGATTGGCGACCCCAATGAGGTATGGATTCTCGAAATGATTGGAAAAGGCACAGACTTAAAAACCAATCGCCGGACCGGGGAGGTTTACAATGCCAACAAAGGCGCAGTCTGGGTTGCGGTGCGCATCCCCGATGGTTATGTGTCGGCCCATGCCAACCATGCCCGGATCACGCAGATCCCCAAAGCCGACGGCCGTCGTGTGATTACTGATAAACAATGGGACAAGCTGAACAATCCGGAACTTGAGGTGATTTACTCACATGATGTGATCAGTTTTGCCCGGGCAAAAGGATATTTTACCGGCAGCGATGCCGAATTCAGTTTCAGCGATGTGTATGCCCCGCTCGATTTTGGTGCTGCACGCTTCTGCGAGCTGCGCGTCTGGGCCATGTTCAATCATGTCTCCGAAGGGATGCGCGCCCATTGGGACTATGCCACCGGAAATGTGAAAAGCCCTAGGATGCCGCTGTATATCAAGCCCAACCGCAAACTCAGTGTACACGATCTGATATCGTTCAAGCGCGATTATCTCCAGGGAACTGAGCTTGACATGTCGCAGGATGCCGGAGCCGGACCGTTCGGACTGCCTTACCGCTGGCGCCCGCTTACCTGGAAATACAACGGAAAAGAATACTTCCATGAGCGTGTAACGGTTACCCAGCAAACCGGCTTTTCCTATGTGGCGCAGATGCGGTCGTGGTTGCCCGGACCACTCGGTGGCATCATCTGGTTTGGTGTGGACGATGCAGGACAGTCGGTGCACGTACCCTTTTATGCCGGCATAAACGAAGTGCCCCTGCAATGGCGCGAGGGTTATGGCGATATTCTGACTTATGTGGACGATGCGGCCTTCTGGGTGTTCAACCGGGTTGCACATTTTGTTTACCTGTTCTACAGCCGTGCCATCACCGATGTGCATAAGGCGCAGGCCGAACAGGAACAACACTTCCGCAATGTGGTAGCCGAAACTGATCAGCGGGCTATTGAGCTGTACCAAAGCAATCCCGACGAGGCCAGAAGGCTGCTCACCGAAGTATCGTCCGGGCTGGCAGTGGAAACCATCAAAAGATGGGCCGCTCTCGGTAACTTCCTGCTGGTCAAATATCTGGATGGCAATGTGAAGCAGGAAAAAGACGGTGAGTTCATCCGCAACCCCTATGGCTATCCTGCTCCGCCAAGGCACCCGGGCTATCCGGATAGTTTCAAGCGAACCATCATCAACGAAACAGGAGAAAAGTTCCTTTATCCAGCACACTGAACCTTCACAAAACAGCAAAGCCGGCCTTTAGGGCCGGCTTTTGCTTATTTGGATGTAGTGTAAGGGATTTCAGGGAGTTGGGATCTGATAGATCACAGCCTCATTGCGGTAGCCCGGCAGGTTTTTGTACCAATCAGGGAACTGCACGCCTCCGCTCACAGCCCAGGCTGCTAATTTCAGGTGGGCTCCGGTGATGTCCTGTTTTTCAATCGGATAGGCAAACGACTCGTAGATATGAATGGCCCAGGGTAGATTGTTTTCGGTCACATAATATTTGCCTTGCGCAGGATTCGACGCATCATCCCATTGCCCGAATTTCGATGGGTCGGCCAGATCGGTTGGCGGATAGCCGGGGAGGTGTACTTCCACGGCCCGGTTTTTATCCACAATGATAAACGGGTTGAAGTTGCCAATGTCCAGGTCGTTGATGCTCACCGTGTTTGGCTTAAATGTGATAAGGAGTTCCATGGTTACTGGATTGACGTAAGGTGCGCCGGGCGTAGTGTTCACACCAATACCGGTGCCGGGATGTGGCATGTGTGCAAAGGCATTGTCAAACAATATAAAAGTTGGCTTGCTCTGGCCAGCTTCGGTGCCGTTGGCATCAAGAGTTATAATGTTGTCGGTGAGGTAATTGCCTGCAACGGACAACACATCGACGGGCTGCACATTGCCATCAAACTGAAAGCCGAAACCGTTCTCAAATGAAGCGCCAAATGCCTTAAGTACGAAAGTAGCCTTTATCTGTTCCACGAAATTCAGGTTATTCGAGCTGATTTCGAACTGGTAGTCAATCACCATGTCGTTGAAATCGTAGTCACCTTTTGCCGGCCAGAGGTCCTCAAAAGCCAGCGTCCCGAATCCGGTTGCGGGGAACAGGTTGGTTATTCCGCTGCTTTCGGGGCCTAATTGCAGGGTAACGGTAGCGGGCAACAAACTCTTCACACCGGCATTGTCCACAGCGTAAAAGCTGATCACGATCTCCGTTGTGCCTGCCGGCGAGGCAATGCTGATTGGAACGGCCGGGTTGCCGTTTGGCAGGGCGGGAATGCTCACGCCTGCAAGGGGAAAACTGCCAGAGGTATAAGTTGTGCCATTGATGGTTACACTGCTGGCGTTAGTGGGAAAGGAGCTGATAATCAGTTCAGTCACGCTGCCATCCGGATCGCTTGCACTAAACAAGGCCGGACTGACAGCCATAGGCACATTGTCGCCTGGATGCGGGACTTCGGGAGCTATGGCTGAAGAAGCAACCGGTCGTTGTTCCACACCAAACTTGATTCCGGTAATGTTTTCTGTGCTCAGGCTGATGCTTGTCACTCCTTCGAGATTGAGGTCTGGTGCACCGTTTCCGGCTGAGCTGCCGGTGTAAACCCACTGGTCGCTGCCGGTTGTTTTGGCTGGAGCAGGGCTGCCCACAGTACCCGGATTGATTGAAAGCTGAAGGTTATAGCTGCCAAATGGCAATCCTTCGGCATAGAAACTGCCATCAGGCTGCACGGCGGCTACTTTGACCACCTGGTTGGATGCATTGAGGATGTTTACATAGAGCGGATTTCCCTCGATAGCCTGTATGGAAGCGCCATCTATCGTGCTGTTGGTCAGACCGTCGGGATCGTGAAATACCTGTCCGCTGATGGAGAGTATGCGCACCAGTCCGGTAAGCGCAATCATGTCGAGCCCGCCTTGGGTGCTGCCGCTGGTATTCAGCGGGAAAAATGTGGTGTTGGTATAGTCAGTAAAATCAGCAGATGTTCCCGAAGCTGGAAAGTCGGCAGCAGCCAGCGAGTAGCCGTAAATCGTCTGCCCATCGCTGAGTCCGAAGTCGGCAAAAGATAAAAACACTCCGCCGATACCCTGTCCGGATAGTGAGGTACTCGCGAGCAGGTTGCCGGTGCCATTGTCGCGGCGCAAAACCACGGAGTTTTGGTTCGGGATTACGTTCACTGAGCCATAATGCGTCGAGTTGACTCTGATGAGGTTCGAGTAGGCCGCTGGATTTCCGGAACCGTCGAGTGCGGTGATCACGCCGACTACAAAGGCATCGTGCTGATTTACAGCTCCGCGCTCCATCACGGCAAAGCCCTGTCCGGAAGCAGAGGTAAGCGAAATGCCCCCCGGGACCAGCACATCCAGCCGCTCGATGTTGTTGATGTTGCCATTTCCATCGCCGGTGTTGGCAAATAAATTATCCGAACCACGCAACAGATTGGTATTGCCGGTAAATGCAGTGGACATATTTGGTTCGTAGGGTGCCTTAAGGTTGATTGTGCTGCCCGATAGGTTGCCGAAATAATACATCAGGTCGCGAGGATTGCTCACACCACTGTTATTCACCCTGCGAAAAACCACCTGTACCGGAATGGGCTCATAGGCGAAGGCCTTGCTGCCAGCTTCAATGGCTTGCAGCGAGAGTTGGTGATCGGTGAATGTATTGGAAGCAAAAGTGTAGGTGTAGGTGTTTCCCGACAAGGGGGATGAAGGTGCCCCATTGGCAGTGTATGTGGTCACATCTGTTGAACTGCTCACCTGAGTCTGTATTGCGGTGATGCCGCTTTGGGCCACCGCATATTGCGAAATCAGCATGAAGCCAATTGCTGTCAAAACAGCGCTATGGTGTATTGTGATTCTGGAAAGTCTTTTCATTGGATACATTGCGTTTATCAATAAGGTATAATCAGTAGATTTTAACTAGCAAAAATCGTGCTTAAAATGTAAATATCTGATTGTGAATGAGTAAATTAAAAACAGCCTGAAAAAACGTACAAGTTGTGGCAAAAAATTCCAAATTCTGGAAGTTGGGATATTGCATAGCTTGTTTTCAAAAATAAAGCCGGCTTATTCACCGGCTTCAAACGTGGGGATAGTTTATTTAGATCTGAAAGTTTGTTGTGCCGCTAATTGAGGTTCACGTTGAGGTTTGTATTTCTGAGCTGAAGGGGAACATCTTTTCCTGCAAATTTAACAATGACCGACTTCTCGTAGGTAGGCAGGGTAATCTTCATAATATAAGGCTGTTGTGCCGTAAGATATGCACGCTGATAGGATACATTCTGGCTGTTGACCACCTGTACCAATCCATTCTGGTTTGCCGTAAAGCTGATTTGGTAATCTTTTGTAGTCTTCCAGTCGAAGTTTGCGGGCACCTTCAGATCCTCCATGCTTTTTGGCTGGTTGGGCTCAAAACGGTCTTTGCGGCAGGCAGTCATTGCTACAGAGGCAAGTATGAGAAGCATCATTATTTTTTTCATGGCTTTGTGTTTTGTTTCTAATATGCCAAAGACTGTGCCAAAATCTAAAATTACCATAATACATTGAAAAACAAATATATAATAAATGGTAAAATCAAAAGTTGCTTCCAGAATGTGGAAATTATGCGTGTTTTTGGAAAAAAGAAAATTTGACTGCGAGGCGTTAAAAAATTTTAATTTCGGCCTTGATTTCAAAACAGCAAATGACCAGGACGACTCATGGAAAAGCGCACAGAGGAATACATTTTGCTGCTTGTTGACGATGAGCAGGCGTGGGCGAAAAATACAGCGCAATATCTCACAAAAGAGTGCACAGGGCTAAAAGTTGAAGTGGCATCGAACGGCAAAGAGGCGATGGAAAAAGCCCTGGCATTGAAACCGGATTTTTTCTTTCTGGACTTGCTTTTGCCCGATATTCATGGATTGAAGCTGACACAGTCAATCAGGAACAGACCGGAGTTCACGAACAGCAGCATTGTCCTGCTGACCATTTTGCAGACCGACGAACCTTTGATGCATGAAGCCCTTGCGGCCGGAGCTGATCTGTTTATCCAGAAGCCATTGGATACCGCTGGTTTGAAAGAAGTTGCCACAAAATGTATGGAACTTGCTAAAGCCCAGCGATTGCTTGCACATAAGCAGAACGAACTTGACAACCTGCAATGGTCGCTCAGGCCGAGGATGCAGCCGGGCGCCAATGTTCTCAGGCCAAACCTGCTTCAAACTCAACGCGCACAGCGGTCGCAGCAAATTTTTGCCCATGCCCCGGATGCGATTGCAATTACAACATCTGATGCCCTGATTCTGGAAGTAAATGCAAAGCTGTGTGAATACAGTGGTTATCAGGCCAATGAGTTGATTGGTAATCAATTTTCTGTTTTGTTTTCTGAGGCCGAACTAAAGCGGAAACCTTTTCAGGTAGAAAAGGTCCTAAAAGGCGAAACGGTTGAAAATGAGCGCTTTCTAAGGCAACGAAGTGGTTTGGAGATACCTGTCTGGATGAAATCGTTGCTGCTGCCCGATGGCACAGTTGTGTCGTTTATGCGCGATATTTCATCCATCCGGAAAACAGAACAGGAGCTTACCCGGCAAAAGGCTTTCTCGCAGAACATCACCGAAAAGATCCCAAACATTGTGTATCTGCACGATCTGCGCAGCAGGAGCAATGTGTATTGCAACCGTAGTGTGGCCGCGATGTTGGGCTATCCGCCCGATGTGCTAACCGATGAGGATGAAGGTTTCCTCGAAAAGGTGGTGCATCCCGATGATTACAAAATGTTTGATAAATTTTATGAACAGGCTGACTTGAGCGATCCGGAACTGACTTTTCATTTCGAATACCGCATGAAGGCTTTCTCCGGAGAGTGGCGTTGGTTCAAAGGTTACGAGCGGGTGTGGGAACATAAGGATGGAAAAATTACCATGCTGATCGGTGCTGTGCTGGATGTGAGCTCGGAGAAGGAAAAAGAAGAAGCCCTCAGAATGAGCGAACAAAGGTATCGTAAGCTGATGGAGTTGTTCCGCAAAGTTTCGGACAACATGCCCGACATGCTTTGGGCTAAAGACATGCAAAAGCGATTCATCTTTGTCAATAAATCCATTTGCGATAACCTGCTGCATGCCACCGACCAGGAGGAACCTATCGGCAAGACGGATCTTTTCTTTGCCAACCGCATCAAAGCCGAGCGACCTGATGATCCTGATTACCACACCTTTGGAAAAATATGCCAGGATTCCGACGAAGTCATTTTTCAGACCCAGACCCCAGGAAGGTTCGATGAATTTGGCAATGTCAGAGGTAAGTTTCTCTACCTCGACGTGGTCAAGGCGCCCATCTTAGACGAACAGGGCAAACTCATTGGTGTAGTGGGCGCAGCCAGAGACATCACAGAGCGCAAGCTGCAGGAGAAATACCTCGCCATACAGCATGCCGTTGCCGAAGCGGTTGTATCGTCGGCCGACCTGACCCAGCTTGTAAGTACCATACGCGATGAACTCAAGGCAGTTATAGATACCTCGAGCTTTTATGTGGCAATGGCCGATAAAAATCGTGGAAAACTTTTCACGCCTTTTGTGGAGGACATTGACGAAATTGACGAATGGGACATTGAAGGCTCACTCACTGGTTTGGTTGTCCAGCGCAACGAAGTCCTGCATATCGACTGTGCTGCTTACCAAGAAATGGTTGCGCAAGGTGAGGTGCAACTGGTAGGAACCATGTCGGCCAGCTGGTTGGGTGTACCGCTCACGGTTAATGGTGAGGCAATTGGTGCCATTGTCGTGCAAAGCTACACCGACGAGCATGCCTTCGGCGAGCGCGACCAGACTTTGCTCGAGTTTCTGGCGAATCAGATTGTGCTTTATATTCAGCGCAAAAGTGCCATCGACCAGGCAAAGTTGCTCGAAAGGGCCGTTGAGCAAAGTCCAAACGGGGTAGCGGTGCTCAATGCCAAAAGGCAGGTTGTTTAC from Bacteroidota bacterium includes:
- a CDS encoding LruC domain-containing protein, with the translated sequence MTAIGFMLISQYAVAQSGITAIQTQVSSSTDVTTYTANGAPSSPLSGNTYTYTFASNTFTDHQLSLQAIEAGSKAFAYEPIPVQVVFRRVNNSGVSNPRDLMYYFGNLSGSTINLKAPYEPNMSTAFTGNTNLLRGSDNLFANTGDGNGNINNIERLDVLVPGGISLTSASGQGFAVMERGAVNQHDAFVVGVITALDGSGNPAAYSNLIRVNSTHYGSVNVIPNQNSVVLRRDNGTGNLLASTSLSGQGIGGVFLSFADFGLSDGQTIYGYSLAAADFPASGTSADFTDYTNTTFFPLNTSGSTQGGLDMIALTGLVRILSISGQVFHDPDGLTNSTIDGASIQAIEGNPLYVNILNASNQVVKVAAVQPDGSFYAEGLPFGSYNLQLSINPGTVGSPAPAKTTGSDQWVYTGSSAGNGAPDLNLEGVTSISLSTENITGIKFGVEQRPVASSAIAPEVPHPGDNVPMAVSPALFSASDPDGSVTELIISSFPTNASSVTINGTTYTSGSFPLAGVSIPALPNGNPAVPISIASPAGTTEIVISFYAVDNAGVKSLLPATVTLQLGPESSGITNLFPATGFGTLAFEDLWPAKGDYDFNDMVIDYQFEISSNNLNFVEQIKATFVLKAFGASFENGFGFQFDGNVQPVDVLSVAGNYLTDNIITLDANGTEAGQSKPTFILFDNAFAHMPHPGTGIGVNTTPGAPYVNPVTMELLITFKPNTVSINDLDIGNFNPFIIVDKNRAVEVHLPGYPPTDLADPSKFGQWDDASNPAQGKYYVTENNLPWAIHIYESFAYPIEKQDITGAHLKLAAWAVSGGVQFPDWYKNLPGYRNEAVIYQIPTP
- the feoB gene encoding ferrous iron transport protein B; this encodes MRLLSDLKEGEKGIIAKVKGRGAFRRRVMEMGFVPGKQVIVVKHAPLRDPVEYNIMGYEVSLRKAEAAMIELYTPDSLPYQNGQAFYGVKVLEGALSLDRLPGRRQINVALVGNPNSGKTTLFNFASNSRERVANYSGVTVEAKTASFELNDYRFDLTDLPGTYSITSYSPEELFVRNFILEQVPDVVVNVVDASNLERNLYLTTQLIDMDIKVVMALNMFDELEEKGHRFDYEHLARMIGIPIVPTVASKGTGIRELFSKVAEVFEDRDPYTRHVHINYGEELETSIDRLQEVIRKPGNELLHRTVAPRFSALKLLEGDSREWERIAGCRNAAEIQTTAKAEQSRIERIFKEDAESVITDAKYGFIEGALKETFVEATTATTNKSREIDRLLTHRFWSYPVFLMVMWVIFQATFWLGSYPMEWIENGVSLLGSTVSAMLPDGIVRDMLVDGVIGGVGGVIVFLPNILILFFFLSLLETTGYMARVAFIVDKIMHRVGLHGRSFIPLLMGFGCNVPAIMATRTIENRSDRLVTMMIIPFMSCSARYPVYILIISAFFTAWQGTILFGIYLIGIMFAVILAIIFKRTLFKAQEIPFVMELPPYRIPTAKSVFRQTWFKGAQYLKKMGSIILLASLIIWALGYFPRGGHIDKEIDAQISRIQSSDSGQTVENPDEVIAQLELQRRQLKQENSFIGRLGHWIEPAIQPLGFDWKMGVSLLAGSAAKEVIISTMGVLYQTDADENRVEGLAARLREQRYESGPKAGQPVFTPLVAFSFMVFILIYFPCIAVFAAIKKESGAWKWPLFTSVYTTLLAWLASFAVYQTGLMLGF
- a CDS encoding C69 family dipeptidase, producing MKKILVLFWVMLFGADLLACTNYLVSRGASVDGSTMITYAADSHIRYGELYFSPARDWPAGSMVTIYDRSTAKPLGQIPQVRYTYQTVGFINEHQVAVGESTFGGREELVDSTGIMDYAYLMFLSLQRAKTAREAIKVMADLVAQHGYASSGESFSIGDPNEVWILEMIGKGTDLKTNRRTGEVYNANKGAVWVAVRIPDGYVSAHANHARITQIPKADGRRVITDKQWDKLNNPELEVIYSHDVISFARAKGYFTGSDAEFSFSDVYAPLDFGAARFCELRVWAMFNHVSEGMRAHWDYATGNVKSPRMPLYIKPNRKLSVHDLISFKRDYLQGTELDMSQDAGAGPFGLPYRWRPLTWKYNGKEYFHERVTVTQQTGFSYVAQMRSWLPGPLGGIIWFGVDDAGQSVHVPFYAGINEVPLQWREGYGDILTYVDDAAFWVFNRVAHFVYLFYSRAITDVHKAQAEQEQHFRNVVAETDQRAIELYQSNPDEARRLLTEVSSGLAVETIKRWAALGNFLLVKYLDGNVKQEKDGEFIRNPYGYPAPPRHPGYPDSFKRTIINETGEKFLYPAH
- a CDS encoding PAS domain S-box protein; translated protein: MEKRTEEYILLLVDDEQAWAKNTAQYLTKECTGLKVEVASNGKEAMEKALALKPDFFFLDLLLPDIHGLKLTQSIRNRPEFTNSSIVLLTILQTDEPLMHEALAAGADLFIQKPLDTAGLKEVATKCMELAKAQRLLAHKQNELDNLQWSLRPRMQPGANVLRPNLLQTQRAQRSQQIFAHAPDAIAITTSDALILEVNAKLCEYSGYQANELIGNQFSVLFSEAELKRKPFQVEKVLKGETVENERFLRQRSGLEIPVWMKSLLLPDGTVVSFMRDISSIRKTEQELTRQKAFSQNITEKIPNIVYLHDLRSRSNVYCNRSVAAMLGYPPDVLTDEDEGFLEKVVHPDDYKMFDKFYEQADLSDPELTFHFEYRMKAFSGEWRWFKGYERVWEHKDGKITMLIGAVLDVSSEKEKEEALRMSEQRYRKLMELFRKVSDNMPDMLWAKDMQKRFIFVNKSICDNLLHATDQEEPIGKTDLFFANRIKAERPDDPDYHTFGKICQDSDEVIFQTQTPGRFDEFGNVRGKFLYLDVVKAPILDEQGKLIGVVGAARDITERKLQEKYLAIQHAVAEAVVSSADLTQLVSTIRDELKAVIDTSSFYVAMADKNRGKLFTPFVEDIDEIDEWDIEGSLTGLVVQRNEVLHIDCAAYQEMVAQGEVQLVGTMSASWLGVPLTVNGEAIGAIVVQSYTDEHAFGERDQTLLEFLANQIVLYIQRKSAIDQAKLLERAVEQSPNGVAVLNAKRQVVYINQGFADLLGRTKENIIACGPGFAQEILKNDELVNELMESLLSENSWKREIQVLRPDGSSVWVDASIWPIYSGNNELSHFLVNLEDVSAKREMLNELIEARDRAEESDRLKSAFLMNMSHEIRTPLNSIMGFSDLLATQTTDPEDVRAQAEMIYRNGQRLLGLINNILKISKIDAGAEELQSVVFSPAELLQEVVHSFQPQANKQGISLKLNVAESDRHIRIASDRMKIHQVLDNLVNNALKFTHQGFIELGFKMTEGKAGFYVRDTGRGIAETEVEKIFERFYQADVSLNRGYEGVGLGLALCKSIMNLLGGKIWATSEPGKGSVFHFELPVERHYSAHPETGTPSQQSAEVHVRGNEDTILVVDDDEASLIMMKALCRSLGQKALFAPGGAEAIEVLRANPGIGLIFMDIKMPGVDGIQALEEIRKAGNNCVIVATTAYALHGDEQRLRAAGFDDYLAKPVTKASITQMIMKYRK